In Mangifera indica cultivar Alphonso chromosome 7, CATAS_Mindica_2.1, whole genome shotgun sequence, the genomic window CTCTGCTCGCTCTCGGTTTATAAGATTTCACTGAGAATTTTTCCTTTCTCAATTAGGCCATTTCTGGCTGTGCCATATAGGGCATGTTTCCAATTTTAACAAAAGGGTTAACTTATTAGAGGTTAATGTATGTTTGCAATTAAGGCTTGTCACTACCCAAAGCTTCAGCATCATTGAAATGGTGGTGGCTCAATAACAAACAGGCAGTGCTTTAACATGTTTATTATCAAACCTTTTTCTGCCTAATTAGCCTGAGCTTTTATTGGTTAAAAGAAGTATATAAGATTAGTGAAAGAAAGCCATAAGACAATCACACACACAAGAACACCTAATTTACGCGGTTCGGAAAATTTGTGCCTACATCCACGGGAGATGAGTCAAATGAcaaaaatggaaataataatacaaagtcTAATGCACTCACATTAAACCCTAACCCAAACGCAAAACTGTTGTACACCCTTATCTCTCTCCCACTTTATGTACACACAAGTtccaaaaaatgaaattttcttctgcagtcttttttttcaattattaaacaaGTCCTCATAATTTCCAAACACCATTCATGAGTCAAACAACATTATAAACAGAGAAGCCTGCAATTTTTCCCCACCAGTGCAAATATTCCTCGTCATCACAATTAGTTCATGGTACCATGGCAACATGAAGAAGCCCCAACTTTAAGAAGAAGCAATGATCTAGTGGCTTGTGGCGTTGATCGTCTTTATATTTTCTACAAATCTCTACGACATCAGTCTTAATGAATTTCACTTTCCAACTAAGTGGCTACACTACctgcaaaacaaagaaaaagtatGAAATGTGTTAGACCCAACAAAAGCAACTTTGAGAACATTCTTTAAAGAAATTACCCAGGGATGTGAAACTGTTCAGTTGATTTGTTGAGGACTTGAGATTATTTTACCCAGTACTTAGCTTGATTTGATTTTACCATATGAATGCTAGTAACACATATGATGGATGTGCATCATATTTCAATGAAAGAGTTTGGACAGAAGATAAATCTGAAACTCTTCCGAAACAGCTTAGTCCAAGCTCATTTGCATGGATTCCTCCAGTGGTAAATACTGATTGGATTCCAGCTGCATTGGCTCCCTTAATATCATGGTGAAGGGAATCGGCCACAGCAATAGAGTCTTTAGCATCAACACTGACTATGTTCAGCGctgatttatatattatctgatgaattattaCAAAGGTGATAAAGCAAAGTCAACTACACACGTACAATGACATGCATAAGAAACATAAGTAAATGAACAATTTTACTAATTAGATCAAGACTGAGAGATCGAGTGACCTTATCAGGCTTGCCCATCCATCTCACTTCACCTCCAAGCTTTTCATATTTGGATGCCAATGTACCTAGAAGGATCAACAAAATTTACATCTCAATTAGTAGGataacaaaattccaaaatctgcaatttatatatagagaaattCCGGGTTTTGTACAACAGGCCAAATTGTGAACAAAATCACCGGCAACAGGTATAAAAATGTCACAACACAGTCAAAGCTGCCATCTCAGAGCAAGCTATTTTCCTTACACAATGTTGTGGTGTACTAAAGAGAATAGAATTTACTGTGCATAACACGCAGAGCCTTTGCCTCAACAGTCACATAATCTAGATTGGCTACAATCTTTAGAATTTTCTTAACTGCACAAAGCTCCAATATTTTTTTGAGATCATCAAGAGTAGTAGGACGTGCCTCTCCTGAAGGGAGCCCCAAAGCTCTAGTACTTCGGGCCAAAATAAGCTCAGCTTCTTCTGCTTTCTCTATGACTTGAAGGCCGAGCCCCTACAACAAGAAATGCTTGAGATATGTATGAGCATATTGAATTGACTATTAAGCGGTCATATAAACAATCACAGAAAcccaaataaagaaattttgctcattttgaatgaactaaATAAAACAGGGGAGACCATCTTACAATACTACAATGATTATATCTATGATAAATGAGTAGAGCACCTACATATGTTTAGACACTCAAAATTGGAAGCACATTCTTAACAACCAGGTCACGACTTTACCTATTTCCcaaaatgtcactttttttatttttttgcccTTGGGAGTGAGAGTTTCAACCCTCTAATAATTGCCAATTTAAACAAGTTGAAAATGGTTCATTCTTGAAACAAGGATTTATAGTAAGAACCTTTCTTAAATTAATGCTCCTcgatttctttattttcaggTACCTTACATCGatcaaacaaagaaagagagaacCCTAGGTAGTTACATGTTATTGGAATTAATTGAAGCACCAagagaattagaagaaaaatagcTATAAAACTTTAATACTTAGCATACCTCAAGGCATAAAGCACCATGATCACTCCAAGTCATGTGAATGCAAGACCTTCCAAGTGTTGCAAACCAAGCATCATCTCTCCTatttatagtataatatatgaaaaaaaaataaaagagatgtACTATACAACTctaaacaatgtataaaaagCCAACAAGACACATGTCATCCGTaggataaaatataattgaaaaacaataccttgaaataaaattttaagaaatgaaaaaaataataataatcagaaATACATAAGGAGAACAAGTTAAGAGAGTAGAATCAATgtgaaaagtttttttttttctaagctaTCAATGTGAAAAGCtgagagaagaaaaatggtCTTTTAACAAGCACCGATCTTGGAATAGATGAATCACTGATTATTGCTCCCCATTCAAAAAAATAACACGTTAATTGAACCATTAGAAAGACTGATTTAAAGTGTGTGctaagagaaatgaaatgaatacACTTAATTAAGAATtgacacaaaaacaaaatagatgTTGAAAAAATATGGGGTCATATAAATTAAGAGCAAACATTGAATTTGGCATGAGAGTTGAactatacaaaatattaattcatattgagAATAATGATTTCTCAATCTTTAATCTTAGAAGGTGCAATACCCAAGCTTTGCAAGTACTGATATGTTAATTCTCCACTAATGATAGCTCCTGCAAAGAGAGAAGTATTAAATATAaggtttttcatcttttccatAGTGGTTGAAGCACGCAGTGAAGAGTCACCATTTCTGCACCAATGGTTGCTATCTTTTTACTGTCACCCAAATAGAGAAATTCAAGACAATACACTATCACAATATTTATAAAGTCAAGATATCAACCCAAAAATCCTAAGTGAAACATTACAAGAactgatatataaaataagttgaCATTCTTTATCACGTAAACATCCAAAGCTGATCACCAAACATACAACCAGAGACAATCAAACTCTATCACTATCACCTCCTAACAATACACAACCCAAGAATTTAAGTTGTCGAACCATCGTCAACATCCATACAAAATGTAGCCATACATACAAGCTCTCCtacaaattgatgtgaaataACATGTTTGCGCGTAACAATAAAGCTTAGAAAAATTTTGATGCGTCACTACTACATGAATGAACAAATTTGTACAAAAAGTctacacatagcattactcttcACCATCCATAGTGCCAAAAATACAAACAACAGGTTCAAAgtaatttataaaaactaatgTGATATGATGTGATCAAATGAAGCATAACAATGAAGTTAATACACTTCGACATGTCTCTACtgcatgataatatatatatatatatatatatatatatatatgataattattttaactttgcTTAAGTAGAGTTTATGcttttttcaaaatgtttctttcTCATTGTGGGCCATTCTTACAAGTAACAGTGAATTCAAAGCAAAGTTAAATTAACTAGAGTTAATTAAAGCTTGActcaaacatataataattaactcaaacttaacttgCTAGAATTGACAAACAATGATCTCAAAGAAcaaaatggtaatataaaaaaagagaactataaatgaagaacaaaaattactagagaaaaagaagagtcctcaaggggaaaaaaaaaattcaaagacaTTAATCTTAAACTCGAtaagttgaaattattttaacttaaatttgacttattcaaatcgaatatcaaacttaatttgaatttatctttatttaaaatgtataatatagACTTATCACatcattcatatattaattaaaacttttaattaaataattctttgagatttgataagagaaaaaaaaaatgatgcccatgacattaaattttgagaaaatatttaaataatattttaaaagggTTAATGTTAGAACTAGATATCATTTGATTTGAACTATCTCAAATTCAATGcatagtttgaattaaataaaccaAGTTTTAGCTTAAATAGATAAAGTTTGACAAacaattcttattttcttaaacaatgagttttaaataattaaaatattcaaagtttaaattatttgaatcaaattcaaaattaaattatattcgaattgaattcaaatttaaattttacaaatcaaattaaacttgaattaaagatatttcaacTCGTCTCCTTTAGATTCAAACCGATATCAAATTAACTCTTATTTTGAActcaatttatatcaaattcaatcttaataATTGTTATTAACGCTAGcaacaattcaaatattatatggTGGGCCTTTGATTATCGATTAAGTAATGCTCTACGGACCGGTGGAGTATAGAAACACGATACGCCGACTGATGTGGCAGGTGCCTTTTCATCTGCCACATCATCAGAATGCCACGTCAGTCTAAACGTCagaaaaaatctaataatcaaTCAATATTCTCTTTCTCCCCTAGATTGAAACACCGCCATTGAAATTTCTCTTTGTCTTCCTCTTCCACTAAGTAGCATGAAAACTTACAATAGGATGCATTTCCACATTTCGGAAACGTTTTCATTTCTGAAACTCTCCAAAACTTATAGAAAACGTTTCgggtatttcaaaatttttgaaaaattttgaaacacgtttattttaaaagaaaaatcgtgaaatcgattaaatatatatcttttgtattttcaaaccgaaaatgtctttaaatctcatattaaattcATCTCCTCTCTACTTTTTGATGTATTACTCATCTCTTCTTCgacatatcatatagattggtatgtattattgtttttttcttaaatatctatatgCGTTTACTTAAGAGTAATTTACAATaggttttatgattttattttataatattttttctcttcattctttttttattatttatttttatattatacaagtttatatatttttattataaaaaatttagtatttataaaaaaaacccttatatttttcatatttataagttttcctACGTTTccatttcctatattttttaaaagatgcGTTTCCAAGTTTCCGTTTCcgcgtttccacgtttccacgtttctccgtttccgtttccgtgttACATAGCTCTTCCACCACTGTTGGTTTTCGTCTACTACCATTACTGTCGGCTTCCCCCTGTTAGCACCACTACCATCTTCCATTTAACAGAAGCTTTGAAACCAGTTGCATCCACGGTAACACCATTCTTTCACATTGTTTTCGTTTACGTTTATTATTTGTTTGGATATAAAGAAAACGTgagaaatcaaaagaaaattaaggattctaaaatattttcatttgtttttatggGTAATTCTCGTTTATGTTAGAAGGTTTGTGAGAGTTATCTTTTATCTATCTGATGTTTTGTTGGGTATTGATGTCATATGTACTCTGATTGAAGGTTTAATCAAGGAGAGAAAACTTGTATGTATTGggttgtatcatatcataatattatatttaaattgttgtGTTGCaaggtgtttgatgaaatgcctGTATGAAATTACTTGATGTTTGCTTTACTTTATTTGGCAATATGAACAATTATCATATAGTTTCTGCATAAGCGTTATCATTTCCTGCAAAATTAATCGAGTCTGCTAATCTCACTTAAGATTGACAACTGTGAAAATTCATGAGATGTTGAAGATAAGGTTTGGGAATGAATATGCTGCTCGTGCTGTTAAATGCGAAACAACTGTGAAGTCAATCCTAAGGCAATAAACTTTCTGATGTTCCTGGTTGTTCTTTGGATTTTTACAGATTGTGCAGAAGTTGTCGACTCAACAGCCTAGCTTGGAGAGGAGATTGAAAGTGCTCAAGGAGACTTCTGCTGAAATTTGTGTCACTCTTCATTTGGAGGAAGATGTTTGTAAACTTGCATACTTGAACATTCTAAACTGCTTGTTAATGTTTCATCGCTGGATAATTATTTTCCATGTTTATAGGAACAAAAGCTACAAGAGCCTAATAGATCAGCTACCCCTGATAATGCTAAGCTCGGTGTTGATACACAAGTTTGTTTGCAGATTTGAAAGTGGACCAGACGTTATCTGAATCTGTGAGAACAAGAAAGAAATACAGAAATGTGGCTACAACTACTCGAGATGCTTTTGAATCAGCTACTTACGCAGCTATGGTGGCAAGGACTGCTAGTGAACTCTTAAGGTCTGAATCACAGGACTATGATACAGATAATGATGGTGGTGGTTTCAGTCATTGACAAGCAACTGGTTCTGAATCTTACTTGTCACTAGACGCCTAATCTTCAAAGGGAAAAGTTTGCAGTTATAAAGGAAGATGAAGGTTCTTGTGATAGATTAGATTTCGACAAAATGTAGCACATGGACTTCCCTGGCTCCAAAACTGGATTCATCATAAACTCAGAATTATCCTATAGTAAAAGCTATGCAGAGGAGAAATAGGATGACAAACGCGGAAAGCTTGAATTTTAGAAAGCAATTACATGAACAACATTCAAGCACAGGCTGGAAGCAATTTTCAATGAGGACTATACGAACTCAGAATATCTAAAAGCTGTTTAGTTTTAAGTgctattaaaattcaatttgtgCATAGCCAGAGTTCATAGTTGGCCCTGTTActtcattatttagtttattttgttattgtagTTGTACACGTAGACTAATGATTGGAAATAAAGACATGGGCAATTTTAAGCTGTCATTTTTAATGCTTTGTTCAGTATGCTTATCCCCCAAAACTTCCAGCCTCTTAGATCAGCCAATTCACAGTTTATCCTTCAAAGGGGTGATTATGCATATTAATTgagattttcatttgtaatacAATTCGAGTTACATAATCATGacacaaaatgagaaaaacataACTCCCAAAAATTCCTAATATCTCGTAAAAACTAAAGCTGACCTTCAGGATTTATCAGACTAACGCTAACTAGCCAAAACTTTCTACAAATTGTCACTGCCATTCTGCCATAAGTTGACTTGCTCTCTAGCATAACCTTGACCTCTTCCCAGGCATCTTTCCTAGGCCAAAAGAAATAGGGACTCAAAGGGATTGTCTGTCTCATGCCATGGTATCATTTCGTTGAGTGCAACTCCAATGCCATTTTGTTGAGAAATGAAAAAGTTTATGATCAGAAACACGTAACTTAACCTGACTTACCACATCATTcatacatttattaaaatttataataaatgaaaaataatttccatataataaattattccatgaaattaaatttt contains:
- the LOC123220848 gene encoding uncharacterized protein LOC123220848, with translation MRFQVSVSAFPRFHVSPFPFPCYIALPPLLVFVYYHYCRLPPVSTTTIFHLTEALKPVASTIVQKLSTQQPSLERRLKVLKETSAEICVTLHLEEDVCKLAYLNILNCLLMFHRWIIIFHVYRNKSYKSLIDQLPLIMLSSVLIHKNVATTTRDAFESATYAAMVARTASELLRSESQDYDTDNDGGGFSH